From Mycobacterium sp. HUMS_12744610, one genomic window encodes:
- a CDS encoding LexA family protein: protein MLAIEQVFYGYGVTSFSVLQIEPAVHPCVVAVAATRVSAGWPSPADDYIDGHIDLSQHLIPRPSSTFLIRVSGWSMRDAGIADGDELIVDRAIEARHGQIVVAVVDDEFVVKTLRLRPPPPRLVAAHPDFPDIVLPGRDVQIWGTVTYVLHHAP from the coding sequence GTGTTGGCTATCGAACAGGTGTTCTATGGCTATGGCGTGACGTCGTTCAGCGTTCTGCAGATCGAACCGGCCGTGCACCCGTGCGTGGTGGCCGTGGCGGCCACACGGGTCTCGGCGGGGTGGCCGTCACCAGCCGACGACTACATCGACGGTCACATCGACCTGTCGCAGCATCTGATCCCGCGGCCGTCGTCGACATTCCTGATTCGTGTCTCGGGCTGGTCGATGCGCGATGCCGGCATCGCCGACGGCGACGAACTCATCGTGGACCGAGCCATCGAGGCCCGCCACGGCCAGATCGTGGTCGCCGTCGTCGACGACGAATTTGTGGTCAAGACACTGCGCCTTCGGCCACCCCCGCCGCGGCTGGTCGCCGCACACCCCGACTTCCCCGACATCGTGCTCCCGGGCCGCGATGTCCAGATATGGGGCACGGTGACCTACGTCCTGCACCATGCGCCCTGA
- a CDS encoding HD domain-containing protein — translation MDTVNVDRARRIAEELLADTLPRRWSHTIGVAAAAADLAEILAPENTDTIVAAAWLHDIGYAPHLINTDFHPLDGAAYLATNTVPGGDMPVEVIRLVAHHTGALFEARERGLHDVLVSYPAPADAMLAILSCADLCTGPDGTPVDPGARIAEVLTRYPAGHPVHRAISTSGPGLIMEARAILAAAATAGERTTRGGSAR, via the coding sequence GTGGATACCGTGAATGTTGACCGTGCGCGGCGAATCGCCGAGGAGCTTCTCGCCGACACGTTGCCGCGCAGGTGGTCGCACACCATCGGAGTGGCGGCGGCCGCCGCGGACCTCGCTGAGATCCTCGCGCCGGAGAACACTGACACTATCGTCGCGGCAGCTTGGCTGCACGACATCGGCTACGCACCCCACCTGATCAACACTGATTTTCATCCACTCGACGGCGCGGCCTACCTGGCCACCAACACCGTTCCCGGCGGCGACATGCCAGTTGAAGTTATCCGCCTGGTCGCCCACCACACAGGTGCATTGTTCGAAGCGCGAGAACGCGGCCTCCACGACGTTCTGGTCAGCTATCCCGCGCCGGCCGACGCGATGCTGGCGATTCTCAGCTGCGCCGACTTGTGCACCGGCCCTGACGGAACGCCGGTGGATCCGGGAGCCAGGATCGCAGAAGTCCTTACCCGATACCCGGCCGGCCATCCGGTGCACCGAGCGATCAGCACATCGGGGCCCGGCCTGATCATGGAGGCGCGCGCCATCCTCGCCGCGGCTGCGACAGCCGGGGAAAGAACAACGCGAGGTGGGTCGGCGCGATGA
- a CDS encoding RNA polymerase subunit sigma-70 has protein sequence MSGDASAVADPVGGIGAQVDADLERAVDSIGAGRLLFSIADALAKAMKHPDSAARAYGILLARLEGQSLDQIARREGISRERIRQVVRDIRRIVVARPGLFVGFDALEQAVRNEIRDDAERFQSWLERRGSG, from the coding sequence ATGAGCGGAGACGCTTCGGCGGTCGCCGATCCGGTCGGGGGGATAGGTGCGCAGGTCGATGCGGACCTGGAGCGCGCCGTCGATTCCATCGGCGCTGGGCGGCTCCTGTTCAGCATCGCTGACGCACTCGCCAAGGCCATGAAGCACCCCGACTCTGCCGCTCGGGCCTATGGGATCCTGCTCGCCCGGTTGGAGGGCCAGTCGTTGGATCAGATCGCGCGCCGCGAGGGAATCTCGCGTGAACGTATCCGGCAGGTGGTACGCGACATTCGTCGGATCGTTGTCGCACGACCTGGCCTGTTTGTCGGCTTCGACGCCCTGGAACAAGCTGTCCGAAACGAAATCCGTGACGACGCAGAGCGTTTCCAGTCCTGGCTTGAGCGCAGGGGCTCTGGGTGA
- a CDS encoding RNA-guided endonuclease InsQ/TnpB family protein, whose product MVDTAAMTELGVGLPPRGKANTARRYRLYPTSEQADRLVSWSHTCRAVWNTALLQRQWAYRGAQRVTLHAAEQCRDLTELRGAYDWVRELPAQCGQQVLRQLDQAYANFWNPLHPAGYPQPKRKRDHTITVPFPGQAVKVRRVSRRMAQVWLPKLGWVRFRLSRPLGGTVRNATVSRDGLGWHIAFGVYQPEPQHRPVNDGVPVGVDVGIACSVFISDENSPRQRPDTLTTGEKKRLAGLERRKARQITYAKKHNAGRYSNRLRRTITEIAALKARQARRRLDWNHKLTTDLANNHGTVAVEDLKVASMSKSVKGTVSQPGQRVAQKRGLNRSIADQGWFEIRRQLGYKTTRHGGQLVAVPAAGTSQTCSQCGTRDPESRQGCGRLFACVHCGHTEHADRNAALTILTKAFSTAGQAGLTTSGRGESQSTRSPKGQGTQHGSRMREPTIPGTAA is encoded by the coding sequence GTGGTCGATACTGCAGCCATGACGGAGCTGGGGGTCGGTCTCCCGCCGCGTGGGAAGGCCAACACTGCGCGTCGGTACCGGCTGTACCCGACCAGCGAGCAGGCGGATCGTTTGGTGTCGTGGTCGCATACGTGTCGGGCGGTGTGGAACACTGCGCTTCTGCAGCGGCAGTGGGCTTATCGCGGCGCGCAGCGGGTCACGCTGCATGCGGCCGAGCAGTGCCGCGACCTCACCGAGTTGCGTGGTGCATATGACTGGGTGCGTGAGCTGCCGGCCCAGTGTGGGCAGCAAGTGCTCAGACAGCTCGATCAGGCGTACGCCAACTTCTGGAATCCGTTGCATCCGGCGGGGTATCCGCAGCCGAAACGCAAACGCGACCATACGATCACCGTGCCGTTCCCCGGCCAGGCGGTGAAGGTGCGGCGGGTATCGCGACGCATGGCGCAGGTATGGCTGCCGAAGCTGGGGTGGGTGCGGTTTCGACTGTCGCGGCCGCTGGGCGGAACGGTGCGCAACGCCACCGTGTCTCGTGACGGGCTGGGCTGGCACATCGCGTTCGGGGTGTATCAGCCCGAACCGCAACATCGTCCGGTCAACGACGGCGTCCCGGTCGGGGTGGATGTGGGGATCGCCTGCTCAGTCTTCATCTCTGACGAAAACTCCCCTCGGCAGCGGCCCGACACCCTGACGACGGGAGAGAAGAAGAGGCTGGCCGGACTGGAGCGCCGTAAGGCGCGTCAGATCACCTACGCCAAGAAACACAATGCAGGGAGGTACAGCAACAGGCTTCGCCGCACCATCACCGAGATTGCGGCGTTGAAGGCGCGCCAAGCACGCCGCCGATTGGATTGGAACCACAAGCTCACCACCGACCTCGCCAACAACCACGGCACCGTCGCGGTGGAAGACCTCAAGGTTGCCAGCATGTCCAAGTCTGTCAAAGGCACGGTCTCACAGCCGGGTCAGCGGGTCGCGCAGAAGCGCGGCCTGAACCGGTCCATAGCCGACCAGGGATGGTTCGAGATCCGCCGCCAGCTTGGGTACAAAACCACCCGGCACGGCGGACAGCTGGTCGCGGTGCCTGCCGCGGGCACGTCACAAACCTGTAGCCAGTGCGGCACCCGCGACCCCGAGTCACGCCAAGGATGTGGTCGGCTGTTCGCCTGTGTCCATTGCGGGCACACCGAGCACGCCGACCGCAACGCTGCCCTGACCATCCTGACCAAAGCATTCAGCACCGCCGGACAGGCGGGACTCACCACCAGCGGTCGTGGTGAGTCACAGAGCACGCGCAGTCCGAAAGGGCAAGGCACCCAACACGGTAGCCGGATGCGTGAACCAACGATCCCGGGAACCGCAGCATGA
- the tnpA gene encoding IS200/IS605 family transposase → MAINTSLRTGRHVVFLMHVHLVFVTKYRHPVFTNTHLTRMEEIMATVCEDFECKLIEFNGEPDHVHLLVNFPPKVAVSKLVNSLKGVSSRLLRKEFEDLRFAYWNGVQLWSGSYFAGSVGGAPISVVRQYIEQQSRPTP, encoded by the coding sequence ATGGCGATCAATACGTCCTTACGCACTGGTCGACACGTGGTTTTTCTCATGCATGTGCATTTGGTCTTCGTGACCAAGTATCGGCATCCGGTGTTCACCAATACCCACCTGACCCGGATGGAAGAGATCATGGCGACGGTGTGCGAAGACTTCGAGTGCAAGCTGATCGAGTTCAACGGCGAACCCGATCACGTGCACCTACTGGTGAACTTCCCACCCAAAGTCGCGGTATCCAAGCTGGTCAATTCCCTCAAAGGTGTCTCCAGCCGCCTGCTCCGCAAGGAGTTCGAAGATCTCCGATTCGCCTACTGGAACGGGGTCCAACTCTGGTCAGGCTCCTACTTCGCCGGATCCGTCGGCGGCGCGCCAATCTCGGTGGTACGCCAATACATCGAACAACAATCCCGCCCCACCCCGTAA
- a CDS encoding HNH endonuclease, producing the protein MRQLRQRTTHRRQPVAVYNADYRVLTHVSWQEAVRLLLRGSVYVIERHSPAVHIHSPSTVIELPLSVALHQYIHVPYRRGTRVTRDGVLTRDSYTCAYCGGHGDTLDHVTPESRGGQNTWDNLVTACAQCNGRKGNRTPAEAGMRLRWEPYEPRERDRYRVPAMA; encoded by the coding sequence ATGAGGCAACTTCGTCAACGCACCACCCACCGCCGGCAGCCCGTGGCGGTGTACAACGCCGACTACCGCGTGCTAACCCACGTGAGCTGGCAGGAGGCCGTACGGCTGCTGCTGCGGGGATCGGTCTACGTGATCGAACGCCACAGCCCAGCCGTGCACATACACAGCCCATCGACCGTGATCGAGCTGCCCCTGTCGGTCGCCCTGCACCAGTACATCCACGTTCCGTACCGACGTGGCACCCGGGTCACCCGTGACGGCGTACTCACCCGCGACAGCTACACCTGCGCCTACTGCGGCGGACACGGAGACACTCTCGACCACGTCACCCCCGAGTCCCGCGGCGGCCAGAACACCTGGGACAACCTGGTCACCGCCTGCGCGCAGTGCAACGGCCGCAAAGGCAACCGCACCCCGGCCGAAGCCGGGATGCGGCTGCGCTGGGAACCGTACGAGCCACGCGAACGGGACCGCTACCGCGTTCCCGCGATGGCCTGA
- a CDS encoding type II toxin-antitoxin system prevent-host-death family antitoxin: protein MTRHELRDLRWTLRSVVGEVAATGVAVVIADDNTDVAVIVSMSDYERLRANRPLLSRISAGPGGGGFGWRNLPTVGTILRKIFSRQALTIRRIDRVTWNS, encoded by the coding sequence ATGACCAGGCACGAGCTGCGTGACCTGCGCTGGACGCTTCGATCGGTGGTCGGCGAGGTTGCCGCGACCGGGGTGGCAGTGGTCATCGCCGACGACAACACCGACGTCGCCGTAATCGTCAGCATGTCGGACTACGAGCGACTACGCGCCAACAGGCCGCTGCTTTCTCGGATCAGTGCTGGGCCTGGTGGGGGCGGGTTCGGCTGGCGAAACCTTCCCACGGTCGGCACGATTCTGCGCAAGATTTTCAGTCGCCAGGCGCTGACTATTAGGCGCATCGATCGGGTGACGTGGAATTCTTGA